In the Panulirus ornatus isolate Po-2019 chromosome 45, ASM3632096v1, whole genome shotgun sequence genome, one interval contains:
- the LOC139762965 gene encoding uncharacterized protein isoform X2 translates to MKNKVNRRKQSVSTKQLLVQARRKEIEVHVDGPYGSPSTRIFFVTHAVLVGAGIGVTPFASILQSVMMSWQNGLPKANVDIDYYNGSSTIATQSFVGMVADTGLFTSNGINYLVVMLQYMKGELNETDTKERTIIFVLKLDSAGKKVAKTWSRELRLKAISVNGHSLDYITWEFLLDGVDQNVQESWRANYMEVDVFTTLGSPIAGTISGVLTSGRFSAT, encoded by the exons ATGAAGAAcaaagtaaacagacgaaagcagTCTGTATCCACAAAGCAACTCCTGGTTCAGGCTAGAAGGAAAGAAATTGAAGTACATGTTGATGGGCCATATGGGTCACCTTCCACAAGGATCTTCTTTGTTACCCATGCGGTGTTGGTGGGTGCTGGAATTGGGGTCACACCCTTTGCCTCTATTCTTCAGAGCGTCATGATGAG CTGGCAGAATGGACTTCCAAAAGCCAATGTGGATATAGACTACTATAACGGTAGTTCTACCATTGCCACTCAATCTTTTGTGGGCATGGTAGCAGACACTGGCTTGTTCACATCAAATGGAATAAATTACCTGGTTGTTATGTTGCAGTACATGAAAGGTGAGTTAAACG AGACTGATACCAAGGAAAGGACCATAATTTTTGTGCTCAAGTTGGATTCGGCAGGGAAAAAGGTAGCCAAGACTTGGAGCAGAGAATTGAGACTAAAGGCCATTTCT gtgaatggccactcgctagactaCATAACctgggagttcctactagatggtgtagatcagaatgtacaggaaagttggcgtgcaaactacatggaagtggatgtcttcaccacccttggcagtcccatagcaggaacgatctctggagtgctaactagtggtaggttttctgctacataa